The Halanaerobium praevalens DSM 2228 genome contains a region encoding:
- a CDS encoding ANTAR domain-containing response regulator produces the protein MGKKIVIADDEPITIMDISEILTEEGYNVVAEVSDGFDAIEACRQHKPDLALLDIKMPLLSGIKAARIIKEEELAETIVFLTAYSNKDFISQAKEVGIMGYLVKPVDKASLLPVIELAIAKGEEMVDIKENIKVLKSKLEKRKLISRAKGILMDSEGLSEEAAYNKIRKLSMDKRCSMKEIAHVIIINNNCLGN, from the coding sequence ATGGGAAAGAAAATAGTAATAGCCGATGATGAACCTATTACTATCATGGATATCTCAGAGATTTTGACTGAGGAAGGTTACAATGTGGTAGCTGAAGTCTCAGATGGTTTTGATGCTATTGAAGCTTGTCGTCAGCACAAACCTGATCTTGCTCTACTTGACATTAAAATGCCACTTTTAAGTGGGATTAAGGCAGCTAGGATTATTAAAGAAGAAGAATTAGCTGAAACAATAGTTTTTTTAACTGCCTATAGTAACAAAGATTTTATCAGTCAGGCAAAAGAGGTAGGTATAATGGGTTATTTAGTTAAGCCTGTAGATAAAGCAAGCTTATTACCTGTAATAGAACTTGCCATTGCTAAAGGCGAAGAAATGGTAGATATTAAAGAAAATATTAAAGTTTTAAAAAGTAAATTAGAAAAAAGAAAATTAATCAGCAGAGCTAAAGGGATTTTAATGGATTCTGAAGGCCTCTCGGAAGAAGCAGCTTATAATAAAATTCGGAAATTAAGTATGGATAAAAGATGTTCAATGAAGGAGATAGCTCATGTAATTATTATTAACAATAATTGCCTGGGTAATTAG
- a CDS encoding sensor histidine kinase, with the protein MLRELCQKETRLSEQDIEQLEKLAEQLPRIANLVKADVFIDCPIDDPDALLVVAEAKPRGAKAISNYQGSVVGELAVRTNEPAALRTMETGVGTRDLKALTQENKKVKQNVEPIKNKLGKVIGVLIMERDITADIKKNKQMEILTETTEQLSDLLSLDESEDVIANYINDAIIIFNSQGYAKYANTVAKKLYSDLGYKDQIKGMHFNNLTLGQKQFRELAIEVNSTESFEVSLSDMILKVNYSMMYGKDNVAGLVMLIKDITEVKKKEKKLVLKSVALEEIHHRVKNNLQMIASLLRLQARRVDNQEGRQALIVSINRILSIAVTHDILSQNEINEVYIKSILNKIIENTAAYFLNEHKNIEIKLLGDNFIIDSEKATSIALVVNELLQNALKHAFEDQKDGLIKVKIYQGNNYSNITISDNGLGFNIEEVKKNRLGFKIVKTIVNDKLGGHLDLESSQQGTKIVFDFKNEI; encoded by the coding sequence ATGCTCAGAGAACTTTGTCAAAAAGAGACCAGACTTAGTGAACAGGATATTGAACAGTTAGAAAAATTAGCTGAGCAATTACCGAGAATTGCTAATTTAGTTAAAGCTGATGTTTTTATTGATTGTCCAATTGATGATCCAGATGCTCTTTTAGTTGTGGCTGAAGCAAAACCTCGAGGAGCAAAAGCGATTTCTAATTATCAAGGATCTGTTGTAGGTGAGTTAGCTGTTAGAACTAATGAGCCAGCTGCTCTAAGAACAATGGAAACTGGAGTTGGAACTCGAGATTTAAAAGCTTTAACCCAAGAAAATAAAAAGGTAAAACAAAATGTAGAGCCAATTAAAAATAAGTTAGGTAAAGTAATAGGTGTTCTCATTATGGAGCGCGATATTACAGCTGATATTAAAAAGAATAAGCAGATGGAAATTTTAACTGAAACAACAGAACAACTTTCAGATTTACTTTCATTAGATGAATCTGAAGATGTGATTGCTAATTATATTAATGATGCAATTATTATTTTTAATAGCCAAGGTTATGCTAAATATGCTAATACTGTTGCTAAAAAATTATATTCTGATTTAGGCTATAAAGATCAAATTAAAGGAATGCATTTTAATAATTTAACCCTAGGCCAAAAACAGTTTAGAGAATTAGCAATAGAAGTGAATTCAACCGAAAGTTTTGAAGTTAGTCTTAGTGATATGATTTTAAAAGTAAATTATTCTATGATGTACGGCAAAGATAATGTTGCTGGTTTAGTTATGTTAATTAAGGATATTACTGAAGTTAAGAAAAAAGAGAAAAAGTTAGTTTTAAAATCAGTTGCTCTAGAAGAAATACATCATCGAGTAAAGAATAATCTGCAGATGATAGCTAGCTTGCTGCGTTTGCAAGCACGTCGAGTTGATAATCAAGAAGGGCGACAAGCTCTAATAGTTAGTATTAACAGGATCTTAAGTATTGCAGTTACTCATGATATACTTTCTCAAAATGAAATAAACGAAGTCTATATTAAAAGTATTTTAAATAAAATTATTGAAAACACCGCTGCTTATTTTTTAAATGAGCATAAAAATATTGAGATCAAATTATTAGGAGATAATTTTATTATTGATTCTGAAAAAGCAACTTCGATTGCTTTAGTAGTTAATGAACTTTTACAAAATGCTTTAAAACATGCTTTTGAAGATCAAAAAGATGGTTTGATCAAGGTTAAAATTTATCAAGGTAATAATTATTCTAATATTACAATTAGTGATAATGGTTTAGGTTTTAATATTGAAGAAGTAAAGAAAAATCGTTTAGGTTTTAAAATTGTAAAAACAATTGTTAATGATAAATTAGGTGGACATTTAGATTTAGAATCAAGTCAACAGGGAACAAAAATTGTTTTTGATTTTAAAAATGAAATTTAA
- the eutA gene encoding ethanolamine ammonia-lyase reactivating factor EutA translates to MDKILSVGIDIGTSTTQVIFSEITLENMASGFTVPRINIIDKEVIYKSNIYFTPLISQTEINGEKIKEIVEKEFKEAGIDKEKVSTGAVIITGETARKKNASLISAQLSDLAGDFVVATAGPDLESIIAGKGAGAAQLSKKENRIVINFDIGGGTTNISVFDSGEIIDTACLDIGGRLIKFDQDNQIIYVAEKIKKLAAEIGIEIKENTQLKQSDLKKITEKMAAILVETVAAKEKSDLYQYLITNHGLSQKIEPDYISFSGGVADYIGQEIEPGENIFAFNDIGILLAQQITQSPLYQDYKIVKAAETIRATVVGAGSHTTDISGSTITYNGDVFPLKNVPIIKITAKEEKADSAELIEIIKKKLDWFDLESELQPVALALKGKSNFSFKEITELAKIIVSGMDTIISNQLPLIIILENDAAKVLGQTINRLLEKKENIISLDGIKVNNGDYIDIGKPLAKGKVVPVIIKTLIFGK, encoded by the coding sequence TTGGATAAAATTTTAAGTGTTGGCATTGATATTGGTACCTCAACAACTCAAGTTATATTTAGTGAAATAACTTTAGAAAATATGGCTTCAGGCTTTACCGTCCCTAGAATTAATATTATTGATAAAGAAGTTATTTATAAAAGCAATATTTATTTTACTCCCTTAATTTCTCAAACTGAAATTAATGGTGAAAAGATAAAAGAAATTGTAGAAAAAGAATTTAAAGAGGCCGGAATTGATAAAGAAAAAGTTAGTACTGGAGCTGTCATTATAACTGGTGAAACAGCCCGCAAAAAAAATGCTAGCTTAATTTCTGCACAACTCAGTGATTTAGCTGGAGATTTTGTGGTAGCAACTGCTGGTCCAGATTTAGAATCTATTATTGCTGGTAAAGGAGCAGGAGCAGCCCAGTTATCAAAAAAAGAAAATAGAATAGTTATTAATTTTGATATAGGAGGTGGTACTACAAACATATCCGTTTTTGATTCAGGTGAGATTATTGATACAGCTTGTTTAGATATTGGTGGTCGTTTAATTAAATTTGATCAAGATAATCAAATAATTTATGTAGCCGAAAAAATCAAAAAGTTAGCTGCTGAAATTGGGATTGAAATTAAAGAAAATACTCAATTAAAACAGTCTGATCTGAAAAAGATAACTGAAAAAATGGCAGCAATCTTAGTCGAAACAGTTGCTGCAAAAGAAAAAAGTGATCTTTATCAGTACTTAATAACTAATCACGGTTTAAGCCAGAAAATTGAGCCAGATTACATCTCATTTTCTGGAGGAGTAGCTGATTATATAGGCCAAGAAATTGAGCCAGGAGAAAACATTTTTGCTTTCAACGATATTGGTATACTTTTGGCCCAACAAATAACTCAATCTCCACTTTACCAAGATTATAAAATAGTAAAAGCAGCTGAAACAATTAGGGCAACAGTAGTTGGAGCAGGTAGTCATACCACTGATATTAGTGGTAGTACTATTACTTATAATGGAGATGTTTTCCCTCTGAAAAATGTTCCTATTATTAAAATTACAGCTAAAGAAGAAAAAGCTGACTCAGCTGAATTAATCGAGATTATTAAGAAAAAGCTGGATTGGTTTGATTTAGAATCAGAACTACAGCCAGTTGCTCTAGCTTTAAAAGGAAAAAGCAATTTTTCTTTTAAAGAAATTACCGAATTAGCCAAAATTATAGTTAGTGGAATGGATACTATTATTTCAAATCAACTTCCCTTAATCATTATTTTAGAAAATGATGCTGCTAAAGTTTTAGGGCAGACAATTAACCGTCTTTTAGAAAAGAAAGAAAATATTATTTCTTTAGATGGGATTAAAGTAAATAATGGTGATTATATTGATATTGGTAAACCTTTGGCTAAAGGAAAAGTAGTGCCAGTAATAATTAAGACTTTAATTTTTGGCAAATAA
- a CDS encoding ethanolamine ammonia-lyase subunit EutB, translating to MKLKCKLFGDVYQFDSVKEVLGKANEIKSGDQLAGVAAESVTERIAAKTVLANLSLSDLRNNPVVPYEEDEVTRIIQDDVNERIYGEIKNWTVSELREWILSDEVNGSDIRRISRGLTSEMVAAVTKLMSDLDLIYGAKKIVVTAHCNTTIGKPGTLSFRLQPNHPTDNIDGIIPSMMEGFSYGAGDAVLGLNPVDDSQSSVTTILNKFDEFKREWEIPTQISVLAHMTTQMKAIKAGAPADLIFQSIAGSEKGNEAFGVTADLIEEARQLALKEGTATGPNVMYFETGQGAELSSDAHFGADQLTMEARCYGLAKRFDPFIVNTVVGFIGPEYLYDGKQMVRAGLEDHFMGKLSGISMGVDVCYTNHMKADQNDLERLGVLLANAGCNYLIGVPVGDDIMLNYQSAGYHEAQAIRETVGLRPIPEFEAWLEKMGIMKNGKLTDKAGDASIFLKNGEVK from the coding sequence ATGAAATTAAAATGCAAATTATTTGGCGATGTCTATCAGTTTGATAGTGTAAAGGAGGTGCTGGGTAAAGCAAACGAAATTAAATCTGGAGATCAATTAGCAGGTGTAGCAGCGGAATCTGTAACAGAAAGAATTGCAGCTAAAACTGTACTTGCAAACCTAAGTCTTTCAGATCTTCGTAATAACCCAGTTGTTCCTTATGAAGAAGATGAAGTAACTAGAATTATCCAGGATGATGTTAATGAAAGAATTTATGGTGAAATCAAAAACTGGACTGTTTCTGAATTAAGAGAATGGATTTTAAGTGATGAGGTTAATGGTAGTGATATTAGAAGAATCAGTCGTGGTTTAACAAGTGAGATGGTAGCAGCAGTAACAAAATTAATGTCTGACCTTGACTTAATTTATGGTGCTAAGAAGATAGTAGTTACAGCTCATTGTAATACTACTATTGGTAAACCAGGAACTTTATCTTTTAGATTACAGCCTAATCACCCAACAGATAATATTGATGGAATTATTCCTTCAATGATGGAAGGTTTTTCTTATGGTGCAGGAGATGCAGTTTTAGGTTTAAACCCTGTTGATGATAGTCAAAGTAGTGTTACTACTATTTTAAATAAATTTGATGAGTTTAAAAGAGAGTGGGAAATCCCAACTCAAATATCTGTTTTAGCACATATGACAACTCAGATGAAGGCAATTAAAGCTGGAGCACCAGCTGATTTGATTTTCCAAAGTATTGCTGGTTCTGAAAAAGGAAATGAAGCTTTTGGTGTAACTGCAGATTTAATTGAAGAAGCAAGACAGCTTGCTTTAAAAGAAGGTACTGCAACTGGTCCTAATGTAATGTATTTTGAAACAGGTCAGGGAGCAGAGCTTTCTTCAGATGCTCACTTTGGAGCAGACCAGTTAACTATGGAAGCTAGATGTTATGGTCTTGCTAAAAGATTTGATCCATTTATTGTTAACACAGTAGTAGGATTTATTGGACCAGAATATTTATATGATGGTAAGCAAATGGTTAGAGCTGGTTTAGAAGATCACTTTATGGGTAAATTAAGTGGTATTTCAATGGGTGTAGATGTTTGCTATACAAACCACATGAAAGCAGACCAAAATGATTTAGAAAGATTAGGTGTACTCTTAGCAAATGCTGGTTGTAACTATTTAATTGGAGTACCTGTTGGTGACGATATTATGCTTAATTATCAGTCTGCTGGTTACCATGAAGCACAAGCAATTAGAGAAACTGTTGGCTTAAGACCTATCCCTGAGTTTGAAGCTTGGTTAGAAAAGATGGGAATTATGAAAAATGGTAAATTAACAGATAAAGCTGGCGATGCTTCTATATTTTTGAAAAATGGAGAGGTGAAGTAA
- the eutC gene encoding ethanolamine ammonia-lyase subunit EutC — translation MSERDLRDIVKEVLKEVGADNPKTVEKVENEVQSAVSGTSTEVESGVIADITEVDLKKELLVPNPADEKAILNLKANTSARLGVWRTGPRYKTQTLLRFRSDHAAAMDAVFTDVSDEIIEEMDLFRVQTKCQDKDEFLTRPDLGRQFDEENLAKIKENCKDKPKVQIYVADGLSSTAIEANLRDVFPAIKQGLEGYNLEIGTPFFVKYGRVATMDAISECLDADVSCVLIGERPGLATAESMSCYMAYDAKVGMPEANRTVISNIHSGGTPAVEAGAHIADVIKAMLDQKASGLDLDI, via the coding sequence ATATCTGAAAGAGATTTAAGAGATATTGTTAAAGAAGTTTTAAAAGAAGTTGGAGCAGATAATCCTAAGACAGTTGAAAAGGTAGAAAATGAAGTACAATCAGCAGTTTCAGGTACAAGTACTGAAGTAGAAAGTGGAGTTATTGCTGATATTACTGAAGTAGATTTAAAGAAGGAACTTTTAGTACCAAACCCTGCAGATGAAAAAGCAATTTTAAATCTAAAAGCTAATACTTCTGCTAGACTTGGTGTTTGGAGAACCGGACCTCGTTACAAAACTCAGACATTATTAAGATTTAGATCTGACCATGCAGCTGCAATGGATGCAGTATTTACTGATGTTTCAGATGAAATCATCGAAGAAATGGACTTATTTAGAGTTCAGACTAAGTGTCAGGATAAAGATGAGTTTTTAACTAGACCTGATTTAGGTCGTCAATTTGATGAAGAAAACTTAGCTAAGATTAAAGAAAATTGTAAAGACAAGCCTAAAGTACAAATTTATGTAGCGGATGGTTTAAGTTCTACAGCAATTGAAGCTAATTTAAGAGATGTTTTCCCAGCAATTAAGCAGGGTCTAGAAGGTTATAACTTAGAAATTGGAACTCCTTTCTTTGTTAAATACGGTAGAGTAGCAACTATGGATGCAATTTCAGAATGCTTAGATGCTGATGTAAGTTGTGTTCTTATTGGTGAGCGCCCTGGTTTAGCAACTGCCGAAAGTATGAGCTGTTATATGGCTTATGATGCAAAAGTAGGTATGCCAGAAGCAAATAGAACAGTTATTTCTAATATTCACTCTGGTGGTACACCAGCAGTTGAAGCAGGAGCACATATTGCAGATGTTATTAAAGCTATGTTAGATCAAAAGGCAAGTGGACTTGATTTAGATATTTAA
- the eutL gene encoding ethanolamine utilization microcompartment protein EutL — MRNDPLYGEVLSVKLIPNVSPDLKKELKLNDDQRSVGMITCDIDDVGYTAIDEATKKAMVDVVYATSFYGGADNASQKLAGEFIGIIAGPSPAEVKSGLNAAVQFIENDACFYSANEDGSICYYNHCVSRTGTYLSETAGIPEGQALAYLIAPPIESIYALDAALKAANVEMVTFFGPPSETNFGGGLLTGSQSACKAACDAFAAAVKSVADNPVSY, encoded by the coding sequence ATGAGAAATGATCCCTTATATGGAGAAGTTTTAAGTGTTAAATTAATTCCTAATGTTAGTCCTGATTTGAAAAAAGAATTAAAATTAAATGATGATCAGCGCAGTGTAGGTATGATTACCTGTGATATTGATGATGTTGGTTATACAGCTATTGATGAAGCAACTAAAAAAGCAATGGTGGATGTTGTTTATGCTACCTCATTTTATGGTGGAGCAGATAATGCAAGCCAAAAATTAGCAGGTGAGTTTATCGGAATTATTGCTGGTCCTAGCCCTGCTGAAGTAAAAAGTGGTTTAAACGCAGCTGTTCAGTTTATTGAAAATGATGCTTGCTTCTATAGTGCAAATGAAGATGGAAGTATCTGCTATTATAATCACTGCGTTTCTAGAACTGGTACTTATTTATCAGAAACTGCTGGAATTCCAGAAGGCCAGGCACTTGCTTATTTAATTGCACCACCGATTGAATCGATTTATGCTTTAGATGCTGCTTTAAAAGCAGCTAATGTTGAAATGGTAACTTTCTTTGGTCCCCCATCTGAAACAAACTTTGGTGGAGGTTTACTAACTGGAAGTCAGTCAGCCTGTAAAGCAGCCTGTGATGCATTTGCTGCAGCAGTAAAATCTGTTGCTGATAATCCAGTAAGTTACTAA
- a CDS encoding BMC domain-containing protein: MSNTALGLIETYGYTASVEAADVCLKAANVSLSACKKVRGGLVTIEIIGDVGAVKAAIDAAEAAVPRVGKLISTHVIPRPAAELDSILGDNSFNSKTGSETEKEAQKVEKSDQAEVEAENEVKTDKKSEAKTKAETKTDAQPDSSLESKQNKKEKSKPKKEKSESKKQLTKKELKEHKVVELRSLAREIKNIKLTNKEIKYARKKELIKAILDAKSKRSDT, from the coding sequence ATGAGCAATACTGCACTTGGACTAATAGAAACATATGGTTACACTGCTTCAGTAGAGGCTGCAGATGTCTGCTTAAAAGCTGCTAATGTTAGCCTTTCAGCCTGCAAAAAAGTTAGAGGTGGATTGGTTACAATTGAAATAATAGGAGATGTTGGTGCTGTTAAAGCAGCAATTGATGCTGCAGAAGCAGCAGTTCCCAGAGTTGGAAAATTAATTTCAACTCATGTAATTCCACGTCCAGCAGCAGAGCTCGATTCTATTTTAGGAGATAATAGTTTTAACTCGAAAACTGGCTCTGAGACTGAAAAAGAAGCACAAAAAGTAGAAAAGTCAGATCAAGCTGAAGTTGAAGCTGAAAATGAAGTTAAAACTGACAAAAAATCAGAAGCAAAGACTAAAGCTGAGACTAAAACTGATGCTCAGCCAGATTCTAGTTTAGAATCTAAGCAGAATAAAAAAGAAAAATCAAAGCCAAAAAAAGAAAAATCTGAGTCAAAAAAACAGCTAACTAAAAAAGAATTAAAAGAGCATAAGGTAGTTGAGCTGCGTTCTTTGGCTAGAGAAATAAAAAATATTAAACTAACTAATAAAGAAATTAAATATGCCCGTAAAAAAGAACTAATCAAAGCAATTTTAGATGCAAAAAGTAAAAGGAGTGATACTTAG